The Polaribacter sp. KT25b genome contains the following window.
CAGTGTCTAAAATAAAGTCATATTTTTCATTTTCAATAGTTACTTTAAGAATAATAAGTCCTTTACGGTATTCAAAAGGTATGGTAGTTTTAAAGTCTTCCTGAACGATATTTCCTTGTTTAAGGGTTTTATTAATTTTTGAAGATGCACAACTAGTTAATAAAGTAAGTACAATAAGTGTGAATAGTAGTTTGATGTGTTTCATAAATTGATCTAGTGTTTATTAATCTTTTTAGTTTAGAAATAAGTATTACTTTATCCTTTCATATTAATAGACGCTGATTTTTTTAAAATGGTTGCCTTAGTTGATTGTTTTTTTGCTGACAACGTTATTGTATAAGATTAGTTGCCTTATTTAATCAATGAATCTAATAAATAAAAAACACGAACGGCGAAATTCTAAAGGAATTTCCCAAGTGAGCCAAAACCAGCAATAAAGTTTATACGTTGTTTGTTACTTGCAGTATTACTTTTTAATCCAATTTTTTAAAGATTCTTTCAATTCTTTCTCATTGCAAGATTCAAAATCAGGAATAATTCCATCTTTAAATTTTTTTCCATTATAATTTTTCCAAAATCCAGTTGTTAAAATTAAAAAGTCTCCATTTTTCATTTCAATGGAAGTATTATTTGTAGTATAACCAAATGTTTTAGTTCCAAAAAATTTCACATTTTCATTATTCGTTAATGCAATAGCTGTAGCTTCTGCTGAACTTGCTGTTCTATTATTAATCAAAACAGCAATTTTAATGTTATTATTTTTCAATTTATAATCAAATGGTTTTTCTAAATATTTTTTTGTTTTGTTTATGTTTTTATAATAGATTTTACTGTTTTCCTTTCTCCAAATATTCTCTTTTTCTTTTTTCACAGTATAACCTAAAATTCCATTATTAAAAAAAGGAGTTAAAGAAATAATCATTGGCCACATATCACCACCACCATTATTCCTTAAATCAATTATCCAACAATTTAATTCTTTCTGGTCTTGTAATTTAATAGCTTCAATTCGTTTATTTATATATTTTCGTGCTTTTGTTATTGTTTCTTTTAGACTTGTTTTTGATGGTGTGAAATAATCTATTTTTATATAACCAGTTTTTTCAAAATCTTGAAATATTTTTTTAGACTTAAATTTTCCATGTAAAGAAGACTTTGTGTCTTTTTTAAAGTATCTCGAATGTGATTCTCCATTTAAGGATAATGCTTCTATTATAGCAGAATCTTTTGATATTTTGGATTTTTCAAGAACTTTCTTTTCAAAAAGAACCCAATTAATTGAATCTTTGTTGATTGAATTTTTCTTAAATTCTTTGATTAGTTCTTTGTAAAATTTTAAATCTTTATTAGAAATTTTTTCTTGTGAAAAAGATAAATCTAAACTTAAGAAATAAAGTATAATTAATAATATCGTTTTCTTCATATTACAGGTAACGGTTTTGTTTATTGTTAGTTACTGTGTTTAAGCAATAAGTTAGTTAATAATTACAGACAAAGAAAATCCGATAGGATTTTTGTAAGTAAGCAAAAAGCAAGCAATTAATTTTGTACGGTGTTGGCTTTAGTATTATTCGTTTTTCCAATTTAATTCTTTCATTATTTCCTCAAACGTGTAATTTCCAGATATCAATATTTTTCCTTTCTCGTTTATGTAACCGTGTTCTGAGCATTCAATCGAATAATGATTGCAACCATTTTCGTGCTTTTCCTTTTTCCAATATACTTTTTTGCATTTATTTCCAAAAATTGCTCTGTTTTTCCTAAATGAAGTAACTATTTCAAATTGGTGATTTATTATTATTTCTCCTTTTTCATTCGCAAAACCAATTTTATTATTCTCGTTAATTATTCTGATCTTATTTTCTATTAAACTGTCAGGTGAAGGTTCCCCATTTACTGAATTATATACTTGAAAAAGTATGTTTTCATTTGAGTCAATTGCAGACCAACCGTTTTCTCCTTTTATTCCAAAAACCGCAAAATATTTCAAAGAATTTTCCTCCAAAAAAATATAGTATTTTGAAGTGTCTAATTTCTGTAATATATTTTCTTTTTCATCTACAAGATAGTATTGATTTTTAGTTTCATATTTTTCTTCAGTTTTAACTTTAAATTTCTTTTGAGAGAAAACGTTAATTGAAATAAATATTATTATAAAGAATAGGATGTTTCCTTTCAAGTTTTTCATTCGATTTTTTATTACTGCCAACGTTGTTGTATAAGTTTTGTTGCGTTGGTTTTGCAGTAAAGTTAGTAAATAATTAAGAACCAAGAAAGTCCGCGAGGACTTTCTAAAGTAGGCTAGAACTAGCAATTAATTTTACACGATGTTAGGCACATGCAATTTTTTAGTTCAAATTTTCTAAAAAGTCAATTAATGGTAAAATTCCTTTATTATTTTCTTTTTTTCTTTTTTCTATTGAATAATACATCACGCAAATCATAAAAACTGTGAAAACAACGTGAATAATTATCCTTAGAGTTATTGATACATTAAATTTTTGTAAAACATCAATGTAGCCTATATTTATTCCTAAAACCAATAAAAATGTATAGAACCACATATATTTTGATGTAGTTAACATTCGTTGCTTTAGTTTATGAATAAGGTTTTTTATATACTTATGATTATTTAATTCAGCATCATTGCTTATTAAGCTATACTTACTTCTATAAGATTGGATTAGTATCATTATCATACCAAAACCAATGATAAGGATAGATATTAAATAATAAATATTTGAGAGTATAGGAAGTAATGTTGCTAAAACTATTATCGTAATTGGAACAGCAACGAGTAAAATGATTCTTTCTAATTTTCCTTTCTTTTCAATTTTGTTTAAATGAGTAACCAACTTACCGAAATCTAAAGGTGTCGATTTTTCTTCTTTCCAAAGGTTTTGCCAATTTGTAATATCTTTCTCCATAATTATTTGAGTTTTTTTCTCAATATTTTTTTAATTCTATTTATTCTAACTCCAACATTCGAAGTTTTTAATCCTGTTATATTTGAAATGTCGTCATAACTACAATTCTCTAATAATAAACCTATAATTATTCTATCTATTTCTTTAAGTAATGAAATGGATTTATAGAGTTTTTTTACTTCTTGTTCTTTATCAGTTGCGTTCAAGTTCTCAATTTCGTAATGAGGAATATTGGGTTGATATGCTATCTCTTTTTTGTTTAATTTGGTTTTTCGATTCAGCGTTAAGAGTGCTGTGTTTGTTGTAATTCGGTAAATCCAAGTATCTATATTACTCTCATTTCTAAACGTGTCTAAATTATTCCAAACTTTTATAAGAACTTCTTGAAATAAATCATCAGCATCCGTTTTATTTCCCATAAACCCTAAACAAAGCCGATAAACTTTATCCTTTGATTGCTCATAGACTTGTTTAAATTTTTGTTCTTTATTCTTCATAATTTATAAATGCTTCAACCGAATTAATAAACCATTTAGGTTCGTCCCACATTATAAAGTGTTTGGCTGTTTCTGCAACTATAATTTCGCAATTAGCTGCTTTTGAAAATTGATTTTTATAGTTTGCTTCAACTGTTTCTTTTGTTATTCCGTAATCTTTTGCTCCATACCAACTTCCAAATACAAGGATAGGAATTTTTACTTTTTCAATACCATCTCTTAAATCTGTTGTCATAAGTTCAAACATTGCTTGTGCCATTGTATTTCTGTCTGATTGTATAGACCATTTATTCGCCAACTGAATATTTGTGGAATCAGTTATCATAGTGGGCATCGTCATTTTTTGTTGTTGAATAAATTGACTATCAGAAGTTGATAGCATCATTTCTTTCATCATTTTTGCTTGTGGAATCACATTTTCTACGGTTGCATTTGGGTTATGAGCTGCTGACATAAATGGGTATGAGTCTACAATTATAATCTTTTTCAATAATTTAGGTTGAGAACTTGCAATTGAAAGTGATAAAAAACCACCCAAACTATGTCCAATTAATATTGGTTTTTCATTGAGTTCATCCTGAACATACTTTATAATTTCGTTTTCAATAATTGGTAAGTAACCATTTTCGAGTGAAATTGCACTTTGATTAGCAAATCCTGCTAAAGTTAAAATATGACATTCAAAATTTTTCTCTAATGTATCTGTTGTTTCTTCCCATACTTTACCAGAAGATGCCAATCCTGGAATTAAAATTATCGGTTTCCCTTGCCCTTTAATTTCAATATTGAAAGAATATTTTTCAGATTGAGAGTAAGTTGTTGTTTGATAACAAAAGATGACGAATAGAATTGCTAATTTTTTCATTGTAAATGTTTTTATGATTTACTCTTTAGATTAGCAAAAGGTAATTTTATTACACTTTTTCAATTATTTTTTTATTTATTTCGATTTTTAAGGTTTCGTGAGTGCTTGTGCCCAAAGTTGTTGTATAAGATTAGTTGCGTGTTTCAAGCACCTAATTTAGTAAATACAAACCTAATTTAAAATCTGCTAGGATTTTTGTAAGTAGGCTAGAACTAGCAATAAATTATAAACGCTGTTACCACCAGTATTTAATCAATTAGAGTATAATTCTTTATAAACTCTTTCCAATTAACTCCAAATGGTATTTTTAAATATTTATTATCAGGTGAAATCAAAATTTTTGTTGGATAAGCAGATACTTTAAATAATTGTGTTATTTGTTTATTTATTTCAGAGACTGGAAATGTATAATTATTCTTATTCATAAATTCCTCTAATTTTTTTGAGTTATAGGAAAATGAATAAAATTTTATCTTTGAATCTAATTTTTTATTGTATTCTTTTGCAACTTTGTCAAACTCTGGTAGTTCTTTAATGCAAGGCGCACACCAAGTTCCCCAAATATCAATATAAACCCAACTATCTCTTTTTTTAGATAAATCTAATATTTCTTCTTTAAATTCAACTTTAATTTTGGGAACTTCTAGCATTTTAGAATTAAGATAATTAGACCAAATAGTTTTAAAAGTTTTATTTTTAACTATTTGGTTATAGAAACCTTTTAAATTTTTTAAATTTTCATTTGTGGCTTGTATATAGGTTTCCTCTAGCAACATATCTAATGCTATTTCCTGTTTACCATTTTTACTTAAAAAATTAATGTATTTTTTTTTGTAGTTTATATTTTTTAGATCGTTAACCAATAAATAGGCATCATAAAAATACCCTGACTTATTTTGTAAATCAGTTTGGTCTGGGCTATATTTTGAAGCATTTTTAATAGATTCTTCTGTTTTGTTCTTTTCAAAAAGAAGATTGTAATTATATGCTAATAAAAATCTATAATAAGCACGCTCTTCTTTAATTCTACGGTTTCCTTTAGCAGGGTTATTTATTAGTGGGTTTAAAGATAAATTTAAGACTATTTTAGAGAGAATTTTATCCTTAAGTTTTGAACTGCCAATTTCTTTATCTTCAAATTCTTTAACAATTAAAAGTCCATATAATTCTATTTTTGAGTTATAATTTGTAGAATCAGATAATTTTGCATAATACGTTTTTAATAATGAATCTGCTTTATCTGATCTATTTATTTTAAAAGATTTATTCCATAAGTAGATAGGTTCTATTATTTTTTTTATTGAGATTTTATCTTTTTTATAAAGCTCATTTAAAAATACGGTTTCATTTCCTTTACCTTTATTTCTAAGAATAGTTTGAGCTAATGAATGATGCAATCTATCAATAAAAAAAGGTTGAAATATTTCATTTAGTTTTTCGGAAGATTTTATTGCTTCTTCAGGATTTTCTTTTTCCCATAAATCAGGTAATGAGTTTGTTAATTCAAAAGCTTCTTTAGGGATTTGAGAATAAACTAAAACATTTATTGCCAGGAGTAATACTAATAGGATTCTTTTCATACGTTTTGTATTATACTGATATAGCTTGACTTTTTTTTAGTTTAATTTATACCGTTTAAAAGATTTTTATAGCCGTTTAGAACGGCAAAAAAATAATTAGAACTAAGTTCTTTCTAAATTATAAGTTCAGGTAAATTTACATTATTTCTACAATATGATTTGTATTTGATGTTTTGATTTAAATGTACTTCTGCAGGTTTTCTTAAATAGAGGCTAAGATGAGACCTCAAATTATTATAAATATCTACAGCTTGTGCTACGATTTTCTGAGCGATATCAGTTT
Protein-coding sequences here:
- a CDS encoding S41 family peptidase, producing MKKTILLIILYFLSLDLSFSQEKISNKDLKFYKELIKEFKKNSINKDSINWVLFEKKVLEKSKISKDSAIIEALSLNGESHSRYFKKDTKSSLHGKFKSKKIFQDFEKTGYIKIDYFTPSKTSLKETITKARKYINKRIEAIKLQDQKELNCWIIDLRNNGGGDMWPMIISLTPFFNNGILGYTVKKEKENIWRKENSKIYYKNINKTKKYLEKPFDYKLKNNNIKIAVLINNRTASSAEATAIALTNNENVKFFGTKTFGYTTNNTSIEMKNGDFLILTTGFWKNYNGKKFKDGIIPDFESCNEKELKESLKNWIKK
- a CDS encoding TlpA disulfide reductase family protein, whose translation is MKRILLVLLLAINVLVYSQIPKEAFELTNSLPDLWEKENPEEAIKSSEKLNEIFQPFFIDRLHHSLAQTILRNKGKGNETVFLNELYKKDKISIKKIIEPIYLWNKSFKINRSDKADSLLKTYYAKLSDSTNYNSKIELYGLLIVKEFEDKEIGSSKLKDKILSKIVLNLSLNPLINNPAKGNRRIKEERAYYRFLLAYNYNLLFEKNKTEESIKNASKYSPDQTDLQNKSGYFYDAYLLVNDLKNINYKKKYINFLSKNGKQEIALDMLLEETYIQATNENLKNLKGFYNQIVKNKTFKTIWSNYLNSKMLEVPKIKVEFKEEILDLSKKRDSWVYIDIWGTWCAPCIKELPEFDKVAKEYNKKLDSKIKFYSFSYNSKKLEEFMNKNNYTFPVSEINKQITQLFKVSAYPTKILISPDNKYLKIPFGVNWKEFIKNYTLID
- a CDS encoding alpha/beta fold hydrolase; amino-acid sequence: MKKLAILFVIFCYQTTTYSQSEKYSFNIEIKGQGKPIILIPGLASSGKVWEETTDTLEKNFECHILTLAGFANQSAISLENGYLPIIENEIIKYVQDELNEKPILIGHSLGGFLSLSIASSQPKLLKKIIIVDSYPFMSAAHNPNATVENVIPQAKMMKEMMLSTSDSQFIQQQKMTMPTMITDSTNIQLANKWSIQSDRNTMAQAMFELMTTDLRDGIEKVKIPILVFGSWYGAKDYGITKETVEANYKNQFSKAANCEIIVAETAKHFIMWDEPKWFINSVEAFINYEE
- a CDS encoding RNA polymerase sigma factor; this encodes MKNKEQKFKQVYEQSKDKVYRLCLGFMGNKTDADDLFQEVLIKVWNNLDTFRNESNIDTWIYRITTNTALLTLNRKTKLNKKEIAYQPNIPHYEIENLNATDKEQEVKKLYKSISLLKEIDRIIIGLLLENCSYDDISNITGLKTSNVGVRINRIKKILRKKLK
- a CDS encoding WG repeat-containing protein, translated to MKNLKGNILFFIIIFISINVFSQKKFKVKTEEKYETKNQYYLVDEKENILQKLDTSKYYIFLEENSLKYFAVFGIKGENGWSAIDSNENILFQVYNSVNGEPSPDSLIENKIRIINENNKIGFANEKGEIIINHQFEIVTSFRKNRAIFGNKCKKVYWKKEKHENGCNHYSIECSEHGYINEKGKILISGNYTFEEIMKELNWKNE